CTGCAGTGGGAACACTGGACAAGATCGAACAGGTCTTCGAGGCTCTGGTTGACGGCACCTTCTCCAAGGTCTTCAAATCCGCGGTGCACCCCATGGAGTTCGCCGGCGCGCTCCGGCGTGAGTGCGACATCAACGCCAGGATTTGGAACCGGGACTGCACGATGGCGCCCAACTCCTTCATCGTCGAGCTCAGCCCGAGCGACCACGAACGACACAGCCCGTGCCTGGTGATGCTCGGCGAGGAACTGGTCGAGAAGGTGCGCGAGTACGCCGAAGAACAGGACTACTCGTTCGTAGGCCCGGTGAAGGTTCAACTGCACCGGGTGGAGAGCATGAGAGCCGGACATTTTCGGGTGCGCAGCCGGCTCGAGGTTCCACCCGAGGTCCAGCACGCGTTGGACGCCGGTCGGGGTTTCCGCGTCGCGTACGCGACACAGGTCAGGCGCGGCCCTGGCGGAACGGGTGCCTGGCCGCCGTCGGAACATGCCTGGCGCCCGGAGAAGCGGGTCCTGACGGTGGAACAGTTCATATCTCTGGGACTGCGGTTCGACGAAGGCGGCAGGCTGGTCCGCGCGGACCCGCCACACCCCCTCACCGCGTCGTCGCCGCCCACCGGTGTCACAGGGTCCCGGCCGAACCGCGCGGGCGCCGCTCTCCCGCCTCGGCCGGGCCACAGACCGCGCGGGCTGCCTGCCGGGCAGAGCGCGCGTGGGGCCTTCGGCTTGGCAGGCAGCCAGGCGCACCACCCGGACGGCGGCCACGGACACCCGGGCATCGCCGGCCCGTCCGAGCTGCGGACCGGAGGCTCCCGCACGGGCCGGCCACCGGCCGCCCTCGTTCCGGTCGGGCCCTCCCACCGCGCGGAGGCACCTGGACACAGGCCTGTCCGGCACGCCGACGTGCTGCCTTCCGGGTACCGACGCAACCCCGTCGGCACTGCTCTCGACCTACGTTCCAACTCACTGAAGGGAAAAAGCGTGACGAACCAACCCGACACCTGCGTCGGCGATTCCGCACCGCACGCGGGCGGGGAGTGCTCCGGCGAGGCCGGCTGCACACCGCAAGAGGCGTCCGGCGCGTTCCCGGCCGTCGCCCCGGCGGAGCCGGTGACCGGCACCCAGCCGACCCATGAGGCTGTGCCGTCGCAGGAGGGCAGGGCGGAGCACCACACCCTGGTGCCCGCGGGGAACAACCTGGGTGCACAGCCGCCGGTGACACCCTCTGCCAGGGTGACGCAGCCGCCGGGCTACGGCGGTGCCGCGCCGGCACCCGCTCATAAACCGTCGCCGCACGCTTCGGCGTACTGGCCGGGGCCGGACCGCAACGGGGCCCTGGGGCACAGTGCGGCTGTCGAGCTCTCCTCCGAACGCCTGCTGCGCAAGCGGCGCGGTGACCGCGCTGACCGAGCCCGGTTCCGCGTCGTGGGCAGGACCGCGGAGCGGGAGCGCCAGCGCAAGCTGACCATCCTCCGTACGCCGGTGATGCAGTGCCACAAGATCGCCGTCATCAGTCTCAAGGGTGGCGTCGGCAAGACCACCACCACGGCCGCCCTGGGCGCGACGCTCGCCTCCCAGCGCCAGGACCGGGTCCTCGCGATCGACGCCAATCCGGACGCGGGCACTCTCAGCCATCGCGTGCGCCGCGAGACGAGTGCGACCATCCGCGACCTGGTGGCCGAGATCCCCGGCCTCACCAATTACATGGCGGTACGGCGTTTCACCTCGCAGGCCCCGAGCGGCCTGGAGATCCTCGCCAACGAGGTCGACCCCGCTCTGTCGACGGCGTTCAGCGAAGAGGACTACAGAAAGGTGATCAGCTGCCTCGGGCAGCACTACCCGATCATCCTGACCGACTCCGGCACCGGCCTGCTGCACAGCGCGATGCGGGGTGTCCTGGACTTCGCCGACCAGCTGATCGTCGTCACCACCCCCAGCGTGGACGGCGCGACCAGCGCCAGCACCACCTTGGACTGGCTCGCCGCGCACCACTATGACGACCTCGTCAAGCGGAGCATCACCGTGGTCTCCGAGGCCCGTAAGAAGAACAAGAGAGTCGAGGTGACCGGCATCCTGGATCACTTCCGCGCCCGCTGCCGGGGCGTGGTGGTGGTTCCGTTCGACGAGCACCTCGCCTCCGGCTCGGAGGTCGACCTGACCGAGCTGAGGCCGCAGACCCGCGAGGCGTACTTCGAGCTGGCCACCCTGGTGGCCGCGGACTTCGCCCGCACCCAGCCGGAGGCGATGTCCTGGACCGCCCCCTACCCTCACTCGGGATACAACGCGGCCAGCATGTTCACCGCCGCCGCGTGGGGGTGATCCCCGACCGCAGCAGCGTTCCCTAACCGGCACGGTCGACCGCGGGGAACTCCGTGGCCCCCCTGCCCCGAGAGGGCGGCACCCCCGCACGGGTGCCGCCCTCTTTCGTGCTCCGGAGCCGCGGCCCCGTCGGTGAGGGTCGGTGTGACAGGCCGCGGCTCCGGCTTCCGGTTCACTCGGCGTGGCCTACCGGTGGTCGCTGCCCTCCGCCTGGACCGCAGCCCGGCCGGCCTCCAGGCGGGCCACCGGGATGCGGAACGGGGAGCAGGAGACGTAGTCGAGTCCCACCTCGTGGAAGAAGTGGACCGACTCCGGGTCACCGCCGTGCTCGCCGCAGACGCCGAGCTTGAGGTCCGGGCGGGTCGCACGGCCGGCCTCGGCGGCGAGCTTCACCAGGGAGCCGACGCCGTCCTTGTCGATCGTCTCGAACGGGGAGACGCCGAAGATGCCCTTCTCCAGGTACGCGGTGAAGAAGCTGGCCTCCACGTCGTCCCGGGAGAAGCCCCACACCGTCTGGGTGAGGTCGTTCGTGCCGAAGGAGAAGAACTCGGCCGCCTCGGCGATCTGGCCCGCGGTCAGCGCGGCGCGCGGCAGCTCGATCATCGTGCCGATGGACAGCTTGAGCTGCGTGCCCGAGGCCGCCTCGACCTCGGCGATGACCTGGTCGGCCTCCTCGCGCACGATCTCCAGCTCCTGCACCGTGCCGACGAGCGGGATCATGATCTCGGCGCGCGGATCGCCCTTGGCGGCCTTGCGCTCGGCCGCGGCCTCGGCGATCGCCCGGACCTGCATGGTGAACAGGCCGGGGATGACCAGGCCGAGGCGCACCCCGCGCAGGCCCAGCATCGGGTTCTGCTCGTGCAGCCGGTGCACGGCCTGGAGGAGGCGCAGTTCGTTCTCGTGCGGCTCCTGGCGGGACTCGGCGAGGGCGACGCGCACCGACAGTTCGGTGATGTCGGGCAGGAACTCGTGCAGCGGCGGGTCCAGCAGCCGGACGGTGACCGGCAGGCCGTCCATCGACTCGAAGAGCTGGACGAAGTCCTGCTTCTGGAGCGGCAGCAGTTCCTTGAGGGACTCCTCGCGCTCGGCCTGGGTGTCGGCCAGGATCAGCCGCTCCACCAGCTCGCGCCGGTCGCCGAGGAACATGTGCTCGGTGCGGCACAGGCCGATGCCCTGGGCGCCGAAGCGGCGGGCGCGCAGCGCGTCCTCGGCGTTGTCGGCGTTGGCCCGCACGCGCAGGCGGCGCTTGCGGTCGGCGAACGCCATGATGCGGTGGACCGCCTCGACCAGCTCGTCGGCGTCCTCGGCACCGGCGTGCATCCGGCCCTCGAAGTACTCCACGACCGGGGACGGCACGACCGGCACCTCGCCGAGGTACACCTTGCCCGTCGAGCCGTCGATGGAGACGACGTCGCCCTCCTCGACGACGTGCCCGCCCGGCACGGTCATCCGGCGGCGCTTGGTGTCGACCTCCAGCTCCTCCGCGCCGCAGACGCAGGTCTTGCCCATGCCGCGCGCGACCACGGCCGCGTGGGAGGTCTTGCCACCGCGCGAGGTCAGGATGCCCTCGGCGGCGATCATGCCGTCCAGGTCGTCGGGGTTGGTCTCGCGGCGGATCAGGATGACCTTCTCGCCCGAACGCGACCACTTGACGGCGGTGTAGGAGTCGAACACCGCCTTGCCGACCGCCGCGCCCGGGGAGGCCGCGATGCCCCGGCCGACGGTCTCGACCTTCGAGTCCTCGTCGAAGCGCGGGAACATCAGCTGCGCGAGCTGGGCGCCGTTGACGCGGGTGAGCGCCTCGGCCTCGTCGATCAGGCCCTGGTCCACCAGCTGGGTCGCGATGCGGAAGGCCGCGCCCGCGGTGCGCTTGCCGACTCGGGTCTGGAGCATCCACAGCACACCGCGCTCGATGGTGAACTCGATGTCGCAGAGGTCCTTGTAGTGGTTCTCCAGCGTCTCCATGATCTGCATCAGCTGGTCGTACGACTTCTTGTCGATCCGCTCCAGATCCGCGAGCGGCACGGTGTTGCGGATGCCCGCGACCACGTCCTCGCCCTGGGCGTTCTGGAGGTAGTCGCCGTAGACGCCCTGGTGGCCGGAGGCGGGGTCGCGGGTGAAGGCGACGCCGGTGCCGGAGTCGGGGCCGAGGTTGCCGAAGACCATGGAGCAGACGTTGACGGCCGTGCCCAGGTCGTGCGGGATGCGCTCCTGGCGGCGGTAGAGCTTGGCGCGGTCGGTGTTCCAGGAGTCGAAGACCGCGTGGATGGCGAGGTCCATCTGCTCGCGCGGGTCCTGCGGGAAGTCCCGGCCGGCCTCGGTCTTGACGATCTTCTTGAACTTGGTGACGAGCTTCTTGAGGTCGGCGGCCTCCAGCTCGGTGTCGACCGTGACCTTCTTGGCCTCCTTGGCCTTCTCCAGCGCGTCCTCGAAGAGCTCGCCGTCGACGCCGAGGACGGTCTTGCCGAACATCTGGATGAGGCGGCGGTAGGAGTCCCAGGCGAAGCGCTCGTCGCCCGCCTGCTTGGCCAGGCCCTGCACCGACTTGTCGGAGAGGCCGATGTTGAGGACGGTGTCCATCATGCCGGGCATGGAGAACTTGGCGCCCGACCGCACCGACACCAGCAGCGGGTCGTCGGCCTGGCCGAGCTTCTTGCCCATGCGCTGCTCCAGCGCGTCGAGGTGCGCACTCACCTCGTCACGCAGTGCCGCCGGCTCTTCGCCGCTGTCCAGGTAGACCTTGCACGCCTCGGTGGTGATGGTGAAGCCGGGCGGGACGGGAAGGCCCAGGTTCGTCATCTCGGCGAGGTTCGCGCCCTTGCCACCGAGGAGGTCCTTGAGGTTCTTGTTGCCCTCGGTGAAGTCGTAAACGAACTTCACGCCCTCAACACTCTTACCGTGCTCAGCTACGTGGGGATCTTTGTTTTCCGACACGGGTCTCGACTCCTCGAGGACGCGGTGGCTGCCCTGACGGCGAGGAACATACCCAGATCAAAGGCTTCTGGGTACGTCCACTCGCGCGTCATACGCCTGTAACCACTCGTCCGCCAGGGGATCGAAAGTCAAGGCTGGGCAAGCGATCGCGGGCGCATGTTTTCACTTCTTGAACGCAGGGACCTCCACGAACTCCATTGGGCGCTCGTATGAGCGGCGTTCGGCACGATTGATTTCGCTCGATGAACGATCAAAGGGTGACACTCAGTGCCACCCTTTGGAGAAGTGCAGTCGCTCAAGATCCGCTCATCTGAGCGCAACCCTTATCAAGGGTGGCGAGAATCACGCTGCCACAGCCGACGGGATTTCACCATGCGGACGCGTCTCAGGACCGAAATGCCCCTGTCACACCCCGAGGGCACGCAGCCGCTCCTCGACCCGCTCGGGCGCGTAGAGATGCTCCACGACCATCGCCCCGGCCCCGACCAGCCCGGACCGCTCGCCGAGGCGTGAGGTGACGATGTCCAGGTGGGCGGTGGAGCGGGGCAGCGCCCGCTGGTAGAGCAGTTCGCGCACGCCCGTGAGGAAGGGGGTTCCGGCCAGATCCCCGGCGATCATCAGCACTCCGGGGTTGAGCAGCGTCACCACGGTCGCCAGCACGTCCCCGACCCGGCGCCCGGCCTCCCGGGCGAGACCGACCGCCTCCGGATGCCCGGACGCCAGCAGGTCCCGTACGTCCGAGCCGGAGGCCGCCGGCACCCCGGCCTCCGCCAGCCGCCGCGCCACCGCGCCGCCGCTCGCGATGGCGGCCAGACAGCCGTACGAACCGCACCGGCACAGCGTCTGGGCGCCCTCCGGCACGCGGATGTGCCCGATGTCCCCGGCGCCCCCGTCGATGCCCCGGAACACCGCGCCGTCCACCACGACCCCGGCACCGATGCCGGTGGAGACCTTGACCAGCACGAAGGCGGAGCAGTCGGGGTAGCCGGTGCGCTGTTCGCCGTACGCCATGAGGTTGGCGTCGTTGTCCACCAGCACCGGCACCGCGGCGGCGCCCGTGTGCTCGGTGAGCGCCCGGGACAGCCGGCTCCTTATGTCGTAGCCGTCCCAGCCGGGCATGATCGGCGGCTGGACCACGCGGCCGGTCTCGGTGTCGACCGGGCCGGGCACGGCGAGCCCGACCCCGCACACCGACTCGGCCCCGCGTCCGGTCTTCTCCAGCAACTCGCCGAACCAGCGGCCGAGTTCGCCCAGCAGGAGGTCCGGCCCGTCCTCGACGACGAGGGTGCCGGAGTGCTCGGCGAGGATCTCGCCGCTCAGTGACAGCACGGCCGCCCGCGCGTGCCGGGTGTCGAGGTCCGCGGCCAGGACCACCGCGTGCTCGTCGTCGAACTCCAGGGTGATGGAGGGGCGCCCGCCCAGCGGGGAGTCCACCGGCCCCCCGGCACCCTCGCGCAGCCAGCCCGCGCGGAAGAGCCGGTCCAGCCGCTGCCCGACGGTGGCCCGGGACAGTCCGGTCGCCTGCTGGAGCGCACCCCGGGTCACGGCGCGGCGACTGCGCACCAGTTCGAGCAGTTCGCCGGCGCTCGCCTGGCCGACACCTCGTCCCGTCCTCCCGGGCCGTCCGGTCATGCACACCCCCTTGTGTTTCTCAACCTTGCCTTACATAGTGGGTTTTGCGTGTTAAATAGACGTAACCCCACGGTAGCCGCAGCCGAACCGATC
This region of Streptomyces caelestis genomic DNA includes:
- a CDS encoding FhaA domain-containing protein; amino-acid sequence: MGTLDKIEQVFEALVDGTFSKVFKSAVHPMEFAGALRRECDINARIWNRDCTMAPNSFIVELSPSDHERHSPCLVMLGEELVEKVREYAEEQDYSFVGPVKVQLHRVESMRAGHFRVRSRLEVPPEVQHALDAGRGFRVAYATQVRRGPGGTGAWPPSEHAWRPEKRVLTVEQFISLGLRFDEGGRLVRADPPHPLTASSPPTGVTGSRPNRAGAALPPRPGHRPRGLPAGQSARGAFGLAGSQAHHPDGGHGHPGIAGPSELRTGGSRTGRPPAALVPVGPSHRAEAPGHRPVRHADVLPSGYRRNPVGTALDLRSNSLKGKSVTNQPDTCVGDSAPHAGGECSGEAGCTPQEASGAFPAVAPAEPVTGTQPTHEAVPSQEGRAEHHTLVPAGNNLGAQPPVTPSARVTQPPGYGGAAPAPAHKPSPHASAYWPGPDRNGALGHSAAVELSSERLLRKRRGDRADRARFRVVGRTAERERQRKLTILRTPVMQCHKIAVISLKGGVGKTTTTAALGATLASQRQDRVLAIDANPDAGTLSHRVRRETSATIRDLVAEIPGLTNYMAVRRFTSQAPSGLEILANEVDPALSTAFSEEDYRKVISCLGQHYPIILTDSGTGLLHSAMRGVLDFADQLIVVTTPSVDGATSASTTLDWLAAHHYDDLVKRSITVVSEARKKNKRVEVTGILDHFRARCRGVVVVPFDEHLASGSEVDLTELRPQTREAYFELATLVAADFARTQPEAMSWTAPYPHSGYNAASMFTAAAWG
- a CDS encoding ROK family transcriptional regulator encodes the protein MTGRPGRTGRGVGQASAGELLELVRSRRAVTRGALQQATGLSRATVGQRLDRLFRAGWLREGAGGPVDSPLGGRPSITLEFDDEHAVVLAADLDTRHARAAVLSLSGEILAEHSGTLVVEDGPDLLLGELGRWFGELLEKTGRGAESVCGVGLAVPGPVDTETGRVVQPPIMPGWDGYDIRSRLSRALTEHTGAAAVPVLVDNDANLMAYGEQRTGYPDCSAFVLVKVSTGIGAGVVVDGAVFRGIDGGAGDIGHIRVPEGAQTLCRCGSYGCLAAIASGGAVARRLAEAGVPAASGSDVRDLLASGHPEAVGLAREAGRRVGDVLATVVTLLNPGVLMIAGDLAGTPFLTGVRELLYQRALPRSTAHLDIVTSRLGERSGLVGAGAMVVEHLYAPERVEERLRALGV
- the ppdK gene encoding pyruvate, phosphate dikinase; protein product: MSENKDPHVAEHGKSVEGVKFVYDFTEGNKNLKDLLGGKGANLAEMTNLGLPVPPGFTITTEACKVYLDSGEEPAALRDEVSAHLDALEQRMGKKLGQADDPLLVSVRSGAKFSMPGMMDTVLNIGLSDKSVQGLAKQAGDERFAWDSYRRLIQMFGKTVLGVDGELFEDALEKAKEAKKVTVDTELEAADLKKLVTKFKKIVKTEAGRDFPQDPREQMDLAIHAVFDSWNTDRAKLYRRQERIPHDLGTAVNVCSMVFGNLGPDSGTGVAFTRDPASGHQGVYGDYLQNAQGEDVVAGIRNTVPLADLERIDKKSYDQLMQIMETLENHYKDLCDIEFTIERGVLWMLQTRVGKRTAGAAFRIATQLVDQGLIDEAEALTRVNGAQLAQLMFPRFDEDSKVETVGRGIAASPGAAVGKAVFDSYTAVKWSRSGEKVILIRRETNPDDLDGMIAAEGILTSRGGKTSHAAVVARGMGKTCVCGAEELEVDTKRRRMTVPGGHVVEEGDVVSIDGSTGKVYLGEVPVVPSPVVEYFEGRMHAGAEDADELVEAVHRIMAFADRKRRLRVRANADNAEDALRARRFGAQGIGLCRTEHMFLGDRRELVERLILADTQAEREESLKELLPLQKQDFVQLFESMDGLPVTVRLLDPPLHEFLPDITELSVRVALAESRQEPHENELRLLQAVHRLHEQNPMLGLRGVRLGLVIPGLFTMQVRAIAEAAAERKAAKGDPRAEIMIPLVGTVQELEIVREEADQVIAEVEAASGTQLKLSIGTMIELPRAALTAGQIAEAAEFFSFGTNDLTQTVWGFSRDDVEASFFTAYLEKGIFGVSPFETIDKDGVGSLVKLAAEAGRATRPDLKLGVCGEHGGDPESVHFFHEVGLDYVSCSPFRIPVARLEAGRAAVQAEGSDHR